The Pseudomonas sp. TH06 genome has a window encoding:
- a CDS encoding LysR family transcriptional regulator: protein MTLTQLEIFSLVAELRGFTLAAHRLGISQSAVSHAMKSLEQELGVELLRRHQSQVELSDIGEQLLLRARAMLGLANTLRQEAADARGMKSGTLRIGSFGPTSSIKLLPGIVRRYREAHPGIEVHVDEGPDRQVMQWLEERRIDVGFVVLPEERFDTFALIEDQMVALLPIAHPLAMRTELSLKELCADPFILTEAGSSELVSRLFNAARLQPNIRYRCSQLLSTLDTVSRGDAITVVAEGSLPDSPHRGYVAIPLSPGVRRQIGLAVLDQRQASPATLAFIDMATRMNQR, encoded by the coding sequence ATGACCCTCACGCAGTTGGAGATATTCTCGCTGGTCGCCGAGCTTCGTGGTTTTACCCTCGCGGCCCATCGCCTGGGGATTTCACAGTCGGCGGTGTCCCATGCGATGAAATCGCTGGAGCAGGAACTCGGCGTCGAACTGCTGCGCCGGCATCAGTCACAGGTAGAGCTCAGTGATATCGGTGAGCAATTATTGCTGCGCGCCCGGGCGATGCTCGGACTGGCCAATACCCTGCGCCAGGAGGCCGCCGATGCCCGAGGCATGAAAAGCGGTACGTTGCGTATCGGCTCATTCGGCCCGACCTCATCGATCAAGTTGTTGCCAGGAATTGTGCGGCGTTATCGCGAAGCCCATCCGGGCATCGAAGTTCACGTGGATGAAGGTCCGGATCGACAAGTCATGCAGTGGCTGGAAGAGCGCCGGATCGACGTCGGTTTTGTGGTGCTGCCCGAAGAGCGTTTCGATACCTTTGCGTTGATCGAAGATCAAATGGTTGCCCTCCTCCCCATCGCCCATCCCTTGGCCATGCGAACCGAGTTGAGCCTGAAAGAGCTTTGCGCCGATCCGTTCATCTTGACCGAGGCCGGGTCGTCAGAGCTAGTGTCACGGCTGTTCAACGCGGCACGCCTGCAACCGAATATTCGCTATCGCTGCTCGCAATTGCTCAGCACGCTCGACACGGTCAGCCGGGGCGACGCTATCACGGTGGTCGCCGAAGGTTCGCTACCGGACTCGCCACATCGCGGCTACGTAGCAATACCGCTGTCGCCAGGCGTTAGACGTCAGATCGGCCTTGCCGTCCTCGACCAACGTCAGGCCTCACCCGCAACACTGGCCTTTATCGACATGGCTACACGGATGAACCAGCGCTGA
- a CDS encoding cyclic diguanylate phosphodiesterase encodes MPLTVRPRRKRSARIAVTLLSGLLPVLLGSVILYMQAERTLQQSSQLTAEEALRQFELMLDNTAQAARELLPLAGQSCEDVKLALREQVTRRPFVRSTNLVWDDNLYCSSLFGDYKEAVNAGDYTQGKLWLMNGNPVTPNTALLVYRLSEGRGGALTTLDGYHLSNILRLIGRQTLLLLQVGDNWLSADGKVHQGALPALPVAQSVRNSSRYAFSVSAGFPKGETWRFMADEYPPLFSLLIFFGVISGAIGHVLQKRSTSPSHEMLRALEAGEFIPYFQPVVHGDTKQWSGAEVLMRWNHPKEGLVRPDLFIPFAEHSGLIVPMTRALMRQTAALLGPQSSSFTTPFHIGINITANHCQDLELVKDCREFLAAFAPGSVNLVLELTERELIEPTDTTRQLFEQLHALGVKIAIDDFGTGHSSLGYLRKFNVDFLKIDQSFVAMIGVDALSRHILDTIIELSAKLDLGIVAEGVETQAQADYLTAHNVNFLQGYLYGKPMPAADFISALSHH; translated from the coding sequence ATGCCGCTAACCGTCAGACCCCGCCGCAAGCGCAGCGCCCGCATCGCCGTAACACTGTTAAGCGGCCTGCTTCCGGTGTTGCTGGGCAGCGTGATTCTTTACATGCAGGCCGAACGCACGCTCCAGCAGAGTTCGCAACTGACCGCCGAAGAAGCGTTGCGCCAGTTCGAATTGATGCTCGATAACACCGCTCAGGCCGCCAGGGAGTTGCTGCCGCTGGCCGGACAATCGTGTGAAGACGTCAAACTGGCTTTGCGCGAGCAAGTAACTCGCCGCCCTTTCGTGCGCTCGACCAATCTGGTGTGGGACGACAACCTCTATTGCAGCTCGTTGTTCGGCGACTATAAGGAAGCCGTTAACGCGGGTGACTACACCCAGGGCAAATTGTGGTTGATGAACGGCAATCCGGTAACGCCCAATACCGCGCTGCTGGTGTATCGACTCAGCGAAGGTCGCGGTGGTGCGCTGACGACACTGGATGGCTATCACCTGAGCAACATACTGCGCTTGATCGGCCGGCAAACGCTGCTGTTACTGCAAGTGGGCGACAACTGGCTGTCCGCCGATGGCAAAGTTCACCAAGGTGCCCTGCCCGCACTGCCAGTCGCGCAAAGCGTGCGCAATTCATCGCGCTATGCGTTCAGTGTGTCGGCCGGATTTCCCAAGGGCGAGACCTGGCGCTTTATGGCCGACGAATACCCGCCATTGTTTAGCCTGCTGATTTTTTTCGGTGTGATTTCTGGCGCTATCGGTCATGTCTTGCAGAAGCGTTCCACTTCGCCGAGCCATGAAATGCTCCGCGCGCTGGAGGCCGGCGAGTTCATTCCTTACTTCCAGCCGGTGGTTCACGGCGACACTAAACAATGGTCGGGCGCCGAGGTACTGATGCGCTGGAATCACCCCAAAGAGGGGCTGGTGCGCCCGGATCTGTTTATTCCGTTTGCCGAACATTCGGGATTGATCGTACCGATGACCCGCGCCTTGATGCGGCAGACCGCAGCGTTGCTCGGACCTCAATCATCGAGCTTCACCACACCCTTTCATATCGGCATCAACATCACCGCCAACCATTGCCAGGACCTGGAGTTGGTGAAGGACTGCCGTGAGTTTCTCGCTGCCTTCGCGCCCGGTAGTGTCAACCTGGTGCTGGAGTTGACCGAGCGCGAGCTGATAGAGCCAACCGACACCACGCGACAATTGTTTGAGCAACTGCACGCCTTGGGTGTGAAGATCGCCATCGACGACTTCGGCACCGGGCATTCAAGCCTGGGTTACTTGCGCAAATTCAATGTGGACTTCCTCAAGATCGATCAGAGTTTTGTCGCCATGATCGGCGTTGATGCGCTCTCACGGCATATTCTCGACACCATCATCGAACTCTCGGCCAAGCTTGATCTGGGCATTGTTGCCGAAGGTGTCGAAACTCAGGCGCAGGCCGATTATCTGACCGCGCATAACGTTAACTTTCTGCAGGGCTATCTCTACGGCAAACCCATGCCGGCAGCAGACTTCATTAGTGCATTAAGTCACCATTAA
- the ahpF gene encoding alkyl hydroperoxide reductase subunit F — protein MLDANLKAQLKSYLERVTQPIEIVASLDDGAKSREMLELLKDVASLSSQITLIDSGDDARKPSFSINRPGADISLRFAGIPMGHEFTSLVLALLQVGGHPSKASVEVIEQIRSLKGEFSFETYFSLSCQNCPDVVQALNLMAVLNPNIRHVAIDGALFQDEVNDRKIMAVPSIYLNGENFGQGRMGLEEILAKLDTGAIERQAEKISAKQAFDVLVVGGGPAGASAAIYAARKGIRTGVAAERFGGQVLDTMAIENFISVQETEGPKLATALEEHVKQYDVDIMNLQRADKLIPGKNGELHEVRFASGATLKARSVILATGARWREMNVPGEQEYRNKGVAYCPHCDGPLFKGKRVAVIGGGNSGVEAAIDLAGIVSHVTLLEFDVQLRADAVLQRKLHSLPNVTVITSAQTTEVTGNGEKVNGLRYKDRNTDELRTVELEGIFVQIGLLPNTDWLKGTIELSPRGEIIVDNRGETSIPGIFAAGDVTTVPYKQIVIAVGEGAKASLSAFDHLIRTSAPA, from the coding sequence ATGTTGGACGCCAATCTTAAAGCCCAGTTGAAATCGTACCTGGAACGGGTCACCCAGCCGATCGAGATCGTTGCCTCCCTCGACGACGGTGCGAAATCCCGTGAAATGCTGGAACTGCTGAAAGACGTTGCCAGTCTTTCGAGCCAAATTACCCTGATCGACAGCGGTGACGATGCCCGCAAACCATCGTTCTCGATCAACCGTCCCGGTGCTGACATCAGCCTGCGTTTCGCCGGCATCCCGATGGGCCACGAGTTCACTTCGCTGGTGCTGGCCCTGCTGCAAGTCGGTGGTCACCCGTCGAAGGCCAGTGTTGAAGTGATCGAGCAGATTCGCTCGCTCAAAGGCGAGTTCAGCTTCGAGACTTACTTCTCGCTGTCCTGCCAAAACTGTCCGGACGTGGTCCAGGCGCTGAACCTGATGGCCGTGCTTAATCCGAACATCCGCCACGTCGCCATCGACGGTGCGCTGTTCCAGGACGAAGTCAACGATCGCAAGATCATGGCCGTGCCGAGCATCTACCTCAACGGTGAAAACTTCGGCCAGGGCCGCATGGGCCTGGAAGAGATTCTCGCCAAACTCGACACTGGCGCCATCGAGCGTCAGGCCGAGAAAATCAGCGCCAAGCAAGCGTTTGACGTGCTGGTCGTGGGCGGTGGCCCGGCCGGTGCTTCGGCAGCGATCTATGCGGCACGTAAAGGTATCCGCACTGGCGTTGCAGCGGAGCGCTTTGGCGGTCAGGTGCTGGACACCATGGCCATCGAGAACTTCATTTCCGTGCAGGAAACCGAAGGCCCGAAACTGGCCACCGCGCTGGAGGAACACGTCAAACAGTACGACGTCGACATCATGAACCTGCAGCGCGCCGACAAGCTGATCCCCGGCAAGAACGGCGAGCTGCACGAAGTCCGCTTCGCCAGTGGCGCGACCCTCAAAGCCAGGAGCGTGATTCTGGCGACCGGTGCGCGCTGGCGTGAAATGAACGTGCCGGGCGAGCAGGAATACCGCAACAAAGGCGTGGCGTACTGCCCGCACTGCGACGGTCCATTGTTCAAAGGCAAGCGTGTGGCGGTGATCGGCGGCGGTAACTCCGGCGTTGAAGCGGCCATCGACCTGGCCGGTATTGTGTCCCACGTAACGCTGCTGGAGTTCGACGTGCAACTGCGTGCCGACGCCGTGTTGCAGCGCAAGTTGCACAGTCTGCCGAACGTAACGGTGATCACCAGTGCGCAAACCACTGAGGTCACTGGCAACGGTGAGAAGGTCAACGGCCTGCGCTACAAGGATCGCAACACTGACGAGTTGCGTACTGTCGAGCTGGAAGGGATCTTTGTGCAGATCGGTTTGCTGCCGAACACCGACTGGCTCAAAGGCACCATCGAGCTCTCGCCGCGTGGCGAGATCATTGTCGATAACCGTGGCGAGACGTCGATCCCGGGGATCTTCGCTGCCGGCGACGTGACCACCGTGCCGTACAAGCAGATCGTGATTGCGGTGGGCGAGGGCGCCAAGGCTTCGCTGAGTGCTTTCGATCACTTGATCCGTACTTCGGCGCCGGCGTAA
- the gloA gene encoding lactoylglutathione lyase: protein MSLHELNTFPGVTATPDSATRNFVFNHTMLRVKDITKSLDFYTRVLGFSLVEKRDFPEAEFSLYFLALVDKAQIPADAAARTEWMKSIPGILELTHNHGTENDADFAYHNGNTDPRGFGHICISVPDIVAACARFEELGCDFQKRLTDGRMKSLAFIKDPDGYWVEIIQPTPL from the coding sequence ATGAGCCTGCACGAACTGAACACTTTCCCCGGCGTCACCGCCACCCCAGACAGCGCAACCCGCAACTTCGTCTTCAACCACACCATGCTGCGCGTGAAAGACATCACCAAGTCTCTGGATTTCTATACCCGCGTACTGGGCTTCTCGCTGGTTGAAAAGCGCGATTTCCCGGAAGCCGAGTTCAGCCTGTACTTCCTCGCCCTGGTCGACAAGGCGCAGATCCCGGCCGACGCCGCTGCCCGCACCGAATGGATGAAATCGATTCCAGGCATTCTGGAGCTGACGCATAACCACGGCACCGAAAACGATGCTGATTTTGCCTATCACAATGGCAACACTGATCCGCGTGGTTTCGGCCACATCTGCATCTCGGTGCCGGATATCGTTGCCGCTTGCGCGCGCTTTGAAGAGTTGGGCTGCGACTTCCAGAAGCGCCTGACCGATGGCCGCATGAAGAGCCTGGCGTTCATCAAGGATCCGGATGGTTACTGGGTCGAAATCATCCAGCCAACCCCGCTGTAA
- a CDS encoding site-specific integrase, with amino-acid sequence MSDLDRYLQAATRDNTRRSYRAAIEHFEVKWGGFLPATADSVARYLVAHAGELSINTLKLRLSALAQWHNSQGFADPTKAPVVRKVFKGIRALHPAQEKQAEPLQLQDLQRVIDWLEHEVQTAREQQDRPQLLKAYRDRALILLGFWRGFRSDELCRLQIEHVQAHAGKGITLYLPRSKGDRENLGQTYQAPALLKLCPVQAYIDWITEAALVRGPVFRSIDRWGNLNEEGLHANSIIPLLRQALQRAGIPAENYTSHSLRRGFATWAHQSGWDLKSLMSYVGWKDMKSAMRYVEASPFQGMARITDKPALS; translated from the coding sequence ATGAGCGATCTGGATCGCTATCTGCAAGCCGCCACCCGTGACAACACCCGCCGCAGTTATCGCGCAGCCATCGAGCATTTCGAAGTGAAGTGGGGCGGTTTCCTGCCAGCGACGGCCGATAGCGTCGCGAGGTATCTGGTTGCCCACGCCGGAGAGCTTTCAATCAATACGTTGAAGTTACGTCTGTCGGCGTTGGCGCAGTGGCATAACAGCCAAGGGTTTGCCGATCCGACCAAGGCGCCGGTGGTGCGCAAGGTGTTCAAAGGCATTCGCGCCTTGCATCCGGCACAGGAGAAACAGGCCGAGCCGTTGCAGTTGCAGGATCTACAGCGCGTGATTGACTGGCTCGAGCATGAAGTGCAAACCGCCAGAGAGCAGCAGGACCGTCCGCAATTGCTCAAGGCTTACCGTGATCGCGCACTGATTCTTCTGGGATTCTGGCGCGGCTTTCGCAGCGATGAGTTGTGCCGACTGCAAATCGAGCACGTGCAGGCACATGCCGGCAAAGGAATCACCCTGTATTTGCCGCGCAGCAAGGGCGATCGAGAAAACCTGGGGCAGACTTATCAAGCCCCGGCACTGCTCAAGCTTTGCCCGGTGCAGGCATACATTGACTGGATCACCGAGGCGGCGCTGGTGCGCGGACCGGTTTTTCGCAGCATCGACCGCTGGGGCAATCTCAACGAGGAAGGGCTGCACGCCAACAGCATCATTCCTCTGCTGCGCCAGGCGTTGCAGCGCGCCGGCATTCCTGCCGAAAACTACACCAGCCATTCGCTGCGCCGCGGCTTTGCAACCTGGGCTCATCAAAGTGGCTGGGATCTGAAATCGTTGATGAGTTACGTCGGCTGGAAGGACATGAAGTCAGCCATGCGCTATGTTGAGGCCAGCCCCTTTCAAGGGATGGCTCGGATTACGGATAAACCGGCTTTGTCGTAG
- a CDS encoding DUF4946 domain-containing protein, producing MIRLCKTLLVFFGLSLVSATVLADAPSITWPAGWEVEALPDATAQVSRQRAVKNDADGNQVMVMELTMTQVESDHQVNLQGVLLEMRKSIQKDFFQGGYQSVCNKVHSATLGSLPALETTCTVTENGRHVLSQTLVAAVEADKAYVLSYAGQAEVYKASADEITAARNSLKL from the coding sequence ATGATCCGACTGTGCAAAACCCTGTTAGTTTTCTTTGGTTTGTCTCTTGTCTCGGCTACGGTGCTGGCCGATGCGCCGAGCATCACTTGGCCCGCCGGTTGGGAAGTCGAGGCATTGCCCGATGCTACTGCGCAAGTTTCCAGGCAGCGCGCGGTCAAGAACGATGCCGATGGCAATCAGGTCATGGTGATGGAGCTGACCATGACTCAGGTCGAAAGTGATCATCAGGTCAACTTGCAAGGCGTGCTGCTGGAAATGCGTAAATCAATCCAGAAGGACTTTTTTCAGGGCGGCTATCAAAGTGTCTGCAACAAGGTGCATTCGGCGACGCTCGGTTCATTGCCCGCGCTAGAGACGACTTGCACGGTGACCGAGAATGGCCGGCACGTGTTATCGCAAACGCTCGTCGCGGCAGTCGAGGCGGATAAGGCTTATGTTCTTTCCTATGCCGGTCAGGCCGAGGTTTATAAGGCAAGCGCCGACGAAATAACGGCGGCTAGAAACAGCTTGAAACTTTAA
- a CDS encoding DNA-binding protein encodes MARGGITKALVQIARTAILARGEHPSIDAVRIEMGNTGSKTTIHRYLKELDDGAQPIEASAEPIDDELTALVSRLAQRLKEQAQEPIEQAREEFEEQRQALESELKQTRQALEKLEHKHDIQGAALERESEALSNTRSMLQTEQTRNAGLNQALADFELRLQDKDEQIRSLEEKHLHARDALEHYRNATKEQREQEQSRHEGQVQQLQAELRQAQQSALVRQDEITQLHRDNERLLTENRGTQRELSLMQDQLKHSNQRQDQLLEQAARVDSERTLLQERLRVAALESQTLKQSVDEQTLLNQSLKKELSNTQASLEESQRLAATVAAAPDSAKPKDA; translated from the coding sequence ATGGCCCGTGGCGGCATTACCAAAGCCCTGGTGCAGATCGCGCGCACCGCGATCCTCGCCCGAGGCGAACACCCGAGCATCGATGCAGTACGCATTGAAATGGGCAATACCGGCTCGAAAACCACGATCCATCGCTATCTGAAAGAGCTGGATGATGGCGCTCAGCCCATTGAAGCCTCGGCTGAACCCATCGACGATGAATTGACCGCCCTCGTCTCTCGCCTCGCCCAACGCCTCAAAGAACAGGCGCAAGAGCCGATCGAGCAAGCTCGCGAGGAGTTTGAGGAACAGCGCCAAGCGCTGGAGTCGGAGCTGAAACAAACTCGTCAGGCCCTGGAAAAGCTCGAACACAAGCACGACATTCAAGGCGCCGCCCTTGAGCGTGAATCCGAAGCACTGAGCAACACCCGTTCGATGCTGCAGACCGAACAGACCCGCAATGCCGGTCTGAATCAGGCATTGGCGGACTTTGAATTGCGCTTGCAGGACAAGGACGAGCAGATCCGCTCGCTGGAAGAAAAGCACCTGCACGCACGCGATGCGCTGGAACATTACCGCAACGCGACCAAGGAGCAGCGCGAGCAGGAACAGAGTCGCCACGAAGGCCAGGTTCAACAATTGCAGGCAGAACTGCGCCAAGCGCAACAAAGTGCACTGGTACGTCAGGACGAGATCACTCAACTGCACCGTGACAACGAACGCCTGCTCACGGAAAACCGTGGCACCCAGCGCGAACTGAGCCTGATGCAGGACCAGCTCAAGCACAGCAATCAGCGTCAGGATCAACTGCTTGAACAAGCGGCCCGTGTCGATAGTGAACGCACCCTCCTCCAGGAACGTTTGCGCGTTGCAGCACTGGAAAGTCAGACACTCAAACAGAGCGTCGACGAGCAAACGCTGCTGAATCAGTCACTGAAAAAGGAATTGAGCAACACACAGGCGAGCCTGGAAGAAAGCCAGCGTCTGGCAGCTACCGTGGCGGCAGCGCCAGACTCGGCCAAACCGAAAGACGCTTAA
- the ahpC gene encoding alkyl hydroperoxide reductase subunit C → MPIINSQVKPFKATAFKNGDFVQVSDADLKGKWSVVFFYPADFTFVCPTELEDLADNYAAFQKLGVEIYSVSTDTHFAHAAWHNTSPAIGKIEYTMIGDPTHAISRNFDVLIEEVGLADRGTFVINPEGQIKIVELNDGGVGRDASELLRKIKAAQYVAAHPGEVCPAKWKEGEATLAPSLDLVGKI, encoded by the coding sequence ATGCCTATCATCAACAGCCAAGTAAAACCGTTCAAAGCTACCGCGTTCAAAAACGGCGACTTCGTTCAAGTCTCGGACGCTGACCTGAAAGGCAAGTGGTCGGTCGTGTTCTTCTATCCAGCCGACTTCACCTTCGTTTGCCCAACCGAGCTGGAAGACCTGGCTGACAACTACGCTGCCTTCCAGAAACTGGGCGTAGAGATCTACAGCGTTTCCACCGACACCCACTTTGCCCACGCTGCCTGGCACAACACTTCGCCAGCCATCGGCAAAATCGAATACACCATGATCGGCGACCCAACCCACGCCATCTCCCGCAACTTCGACGTGCTGATCGAAGAAGTTGGCCTGGCTGACCGTGGCACCTTCGTGATCAACCCTGAAGGCCAGATCAAAATCGTTGAACTGAACGATGGCGGCGTTGGCCGTGACGCTTCCGAGCTGCTGCGCAAAATCAAGGCTGCTCAGTACGTTGCTGCTCACCCAGGCGAAGTTTGCCCAGCCAAGTGGAAAGAAGGCGAGGCCACTCTGGCACCGTCCCTGGACCTGGTCGGCAAGATCTAA
- a CDS encoding histone-like nucleoid-structuring protein, MvaT/MvaU family, which yields MSRLAEFRAAEKALQEQLKQLESLKNDAGLKKEIEFEEKLQGLMKHYGKGLKDIIAILDPNPTKSALQASAAPKTRRARVVKVYQNPHTGELIETKGGNHRGLKAWKEQYGAATVDSWLRG from the coding sequence TTGTCCAGACTCGCTGAATTTCGTGCAGCTGAAAAGGCCCTTCAGGAACAGCTCAAGCAGCTGGAATCGCTGAAGAACGATGCCGGGCTCAAGAAAGAAATCGAATTCGAAGAAAAGCTCCAGGGGCTGATGAAACACTACGGCAAAGGCCTGAAAGACATCATCGCCATTCTCGATCCGAACCCGACAAAATCCGCTCTGCAAGCGTCTGCAGCGCCTAAAACCCGCCGCGCTCGCGTGGTCAAGGTCTATCAGAACCCGCATACCGGCGAACTGATCGAGACCAAGGGCGGCAACCACCGTGGCCTGAAGGCCTGGAAGGAACAATACGGTGCCGCTACCGTTGATTCCTGGTTGCGCGGTTAA